One Penaeus chinensis breed Huanghai No. 1 chromosome 12, ASM1920278v2, whole genome shotgun sequence DNA segment encodes these proteins:
- the LOC125031347 gene encoding uncharacterized protein LOC125031347, with protein sequence MNLHTTNFIYSKSVSVSRTLRITLLEHQQKSSRLRARGTMTGQIQGWNPNEVKDAMAGWDPRKEHYMSYQSSAVESEGPLANFCRSANLARTKENVSEPCGLYVKNVPLNMKPENLQHLFSEYGKVLSVFVRKHKPEQSNFSTTWAIIKVESMREVIAMISGLNDKPPLNLKVELSLTEEERARRRRERDLEQQYQQECRVL encoded by the exons ATGAACCTCCACACAACAAATTTCATCTATTCGAAAAGTGTTTCAGTTTCACGAACACTTCGAATCACGTTGCTTGAACATCAACAAAAAAGCTCCCGTCTTCGTGCCAG aggcACCATGACAGGGCAGATACAAGGCTGGAACCCAAATGAGGTCAAAGATGCAATGGCAGGATGGGATCCACGCAAAGAGCACTACATGAGCTACCAGAGTTCTGCTGTGGAGAGTGAAGGACCTTTAGCAAACTTTTGCCGTTCAGCCAATTT GGCCAGGACAAAGGAAAATGTATCAGAGCCATGTGGTCTCTATGTCAAAAATGTACCTCTTAATATGAAACCT gAAAATCTACAACATCTCTTCAGTGAGTATGGCAAAGTTCTGAGTGTTTTTGTCCGAAAGCACAAGCCAGAGCAGAGTAACTTTAGCACCACCTGGGCCATCATCAAGGTCGAGAGTATGAG AGAAGTAATTGCCATGATTAGTGGACTGAATGATAAGCCTCCCTTGAATCTGAAAGTAGAGTTATCGCTGACGGAAGAGGAACGTGCGAGGCGACGCAGGGAGAGGGACCTGGAACAGCAGTATCAGCAGGAG TGCAGGGTGTTGTAG